A window of Vespa velutina chromosome 15, iVesVel2.1, whole genome shotgun sequence contains these coding sequences:
- the LOC124954550 gene encoding pro-resilin, with translation MFKFVLATIIIGLALARPEPPVNSYLPPGANGGHGGGFGGPSSEYGPPGFGGGNGGGNGRGNGRPPSSSYGAPGGGNGFGGGNGNGNGNGNGNGNGRPSSSYGAPGGGGNGFGGGSGNGRPSSNYGAPGANGNGFGGNGNGRPSSSYGAPGSGNGFGGGSGNGKPSSSYGAPGANGNGFGGNGNGRPSSSYGAPGGGNGFGGANGFGGGNGNGRPSSSYGAPGGGNGGGLGNGRPSSSYGAPGGGNGFGGGQPSSSYGAPGVGGSNGGNGGGGGYGGGNGGYNGNGQDESNEPAKYEFSYEVKDDQSGADFGHTESRDGDRAQGEFNVLLPDGRKQIVEYEADQEGFKPQIRYEGEANGEGYPSGGPGGNGGYPSGGPGGNGGNGGYSSGGPGGNGGNGGFGRFNGGGNGGNGGGYSSNGFGGSGGNGGYPSGSGGDAAANGGYQY, from the exons ATGTTCAAG TTTGTGTTAGCGACCATCATCATAGGTCTGGCTTTGGCACGGCCAGAGCCTCCTGTAAACTCTTACTTGCCTCCTGGTGCTAATGGCGGTCATGGAGGTGGTTTTGGTGGGCCTTCCAGCGAGTACGGTCCACCAGGATTTGGCGGAGGAAACGGCGGAGGAAACGGTAGGGGGAACGGAAGACCACCGAGTAGTAGCTACGGTGCTCCTGGTGGTGGAAATGGATTTGGTGGaggcaacggcaacggcaacggcaatggcaacggcaacggcaatgGAAGGCCATCGAGTAGTTACGGAGCACCTGGAGGTGGTGGAAATGGATTTGGCGGAGGTTCGGGAAACGGGAGACCTTCCAGCAATTATGGGGCTCCTGGAGCTAACGGGAACGGATTCGGTGGAAACGGCAATGGAAGACCATCGAGTAGCTACGGAGCACCTGGAAGTGGAAATGGATTCGGTGGAGGTTCAGGAAATGGGAAGCCTTCTAGCAGTTATGGCGCTCCAGGAGCTAACGGAAACGGATTCGGTGGAAACGGCAATGGAAGACCATCTAGTAGTTACGGAGCACCTGGTGGAGGCAACGGATTCGGCGGAGCCAACGGATTCGGTGGAGGCAACGGCAATGGAAGACCATCAAGCAGTTACGGAGCACCTGGAGGTGGGAACGGCGGTGGATTAGGAAACGGAAGGCCTTCTAGCAGTTACGGAGCTCCCGGAGGTGGAAACGGATTCGGTGGAGGTCAACCAAGTTCTTCCTACGGTGCTCCTGGTGTTGGTGGTTCTAACGGAGGtaatggaggaggaggaggttaTGGAGGTGGAAATGGAGGTTACAACGGCAACGGACAGGATGAGAGTAAC GAACCTGCCAAATACGAGTTCTCTTATGAAGTAAAAGACGATCAATCTGGAGCTGACTTTGGACATACGGAAAGTAGAGATGGCGATCGTGCCCAAGGCGAATTTAACGTTTTGCTACCTGACGGTAGAAAACAAATAGTTGAATATGAAGCTGATCAAGAAGGCTTTAAGCCACAAATTAGGTACGAGGGAGAAGCAAACGGCGAAGGATATCCTTCCGGTGGACCTGGCGGTAACGGTGGCTATCCCTCCGGTGGACCTGGCGGTAATGGTGGTAATGGCGGTTATTCTTCCGGTGGGCCCGGCGGTAATGGTGGAAATG GAGGCTTTGGACGATTCAACGGCGGTGGCAACGGTGGTAACGGTGGTGGTTACTCATCAAATGGATTTGGTGGCAGTGGTGGTAATGGTGGATATCCTTCTGGCAGTGGCGGTGATGCTGCTGCTAATGGTGGATATCAATATTAA